The genomic segment CACAGCCTAGAAGTTGGATTTTGAATTTATGAAATATGACTTATTCTGGTGGTtaaataatcaacagaaaatgttgattttttaaaagtaatttatcGCGGTCAAATTCCAAATAACTGTGGGATTCAACTTTGCAACCACAGAACCTGCTGCTCTTCTGTTTTATATATCTTTGGGTTTTCTCCCAATTTTACAACGTCATTTTagacagtaaaaataaatctttcattgataataaaaataatcattagttgcagctcttacatacacacatcattATAACAGGCTCCTGCAGTCACAGAGTAATTAGGGCTGTATTCTGTGCCGTTATGTCAGTAATTTTAGAAATGTGCTTGCGTGCTGAGGGGTAATCTTCAGTTCGAGAGGCAGGATTTAGCGCTGGTCTATTACATCAGAGAGGCCCACTATTTCACAAGTGCCCCCCCCCAGACTTGCAATCATCTGCCCTTTGGGGGGTATTAAAAAGGTCTTGGAAAAAACTATTAGACATCTCTTCACAGGGTGCGAGATCCTGTTATTTCATTAGAGAAGGCTGATGTGTTGAAGTGTCTGTGGCTGtagctgaaatgaaaataaactccTGAGAGCTGTTACGAGagctgtgggtttgtcactCACCCTCCCAGGACTTCATCTCTGTTGATGGTGTAATAGGTGGCTATCTGATGGGGTTTGGGGGTCACGATGCGGTGGTCGAAAGGTGCTAACGGTGGAGGGCTTGAGTCTgaagaaacaacagaggaaatgataacaaaatgaagaaaaacatgtaaattgctGTTGGTAGAAAGTGATTCAGAGACGGAGGACGGGCCTCAGTCGCCCAGAAACAAAGCGGATCAAAATAGCAGCACGCCGACGTCTCATTATCAGCTCTGCCAGCTGCGTCGACTGACATGTTAGTGACGCTCGAACAGGCATGGTGTTATGACATTGGATCTGCTTCAAAGTCTGGGgaacaaaaagtcaaatgtcACCAACTAACAGCTACGTAGAGTTTAGATGGAGAGCCGGCTGCAACATGAATTCTGGCACAAAAGTTCACCACAAATTCATGACAAACAGAACCAGAGCCAGGACTGTGGAAATACTGGGGTCATAAGTCCTTTGTGCATCAAAAAAACTGTCACTGCCTATAAAGTGCAGGCTCAATATTATCAAATGTGATCATTTCTAGACAGTTAAACAGTCAAAAGAAATTTGCCTGAGTGAATAAAGATGTTGTACTTTAATGTAGATTTTATGAAAAATATGTGAACTGAAGCAAAAAAAGCAGAATTGAGAATGAACAGTGTTTAAGTAGATATAGTATCTGTCACCATTTATTTTCAATcacaaacaaacttttatttgtttgtggttgAAAAACAGGATTAAATGAACCAAAGTAAATGGCCCTGATATCTGACTGCTTCCTGTGCATTCATTGGCTCTAAAAATATCATAACTTACCAATAATGAATTCTTTCACTCCCgactctccctcttccccctcctcctccacttctgcCTTTGCTTCATCAGATTTAAAGGCCTGCGGCTCGCCCGCCTCCACCACCTGTCCTCCGTCAGTGCTTTCCACTTTACTGTCCACTCTGCTTTTTTTGAGGTCGTCCTTCACCAGGTCTTCTTCTGTGACGCGACGTTTGCTGCAGGTGGCCACGTCACCGACCTCCTCAGAGCTGTACGTAAATTCAtaaaggaaaaagtaaaatatgaaataagtgaaacaataaacaacaataatccAGTGTCAGCAAAGATAAATTCAGCTACCTTTCCTGTGGTAGGAGAGAGGTCTTGCAAATATCTGTGATGACACTCTGGGCCTTTTCTGATTTCCCTgactcctctgcctctcctttaTGCCTCTTCTTCCCATCATCCTCCACTTTCCCAGCTGGTTCTGCACTAACatttcctcccttttcctcctcttgctcAGGCTCTGAGTCCTCAAAGatttccccctcctcttcctccgctCTGTCCTCAGTTGTCGTCTTGCTCTCCTCGGTGGCAGAGGTGTGCGGTCCATCCAGGATCAGCTCTGCTGGCTCCTGTCGtcttcctccacttcctctgtcCTCCGCCCTCTGGGCCTCAGCCTCCGTGTTAACGTGGGAGTGCTCAGCGTTCTGCCTGTTGAGCTTTTCCACCTGTTCCTGCAGCACGGGCTCGTTCAGGGAGGATGAATCTGaaataggaaaaacaaaaatacaagtgTTGATCAGGATTCTGTGCTGCGATGACATGAACACAGACACTCACGGCCTCCTGAAGGTGAATCCTGATGACTCACTGATCCTCTATAGAGACACATACAGGTCAAAGCTTCCCTTTGTCCAATATTATGCCTGAATTCAAATCAGTATCAGCTGCATTTTAGactaatgttaacatgctgtGCTAATTTCAGCATGCTGGTGTGTTCACATGCAAAGTTAGCAAAgtgagcatgctaacattagcaataACTAGCAATAAAACTATAGCACAGCATAGCTAAGCATCTTAGAGTTTAGCTAAAAGCCCTCCTGAGATGAATGTAAGATGTCCTGAGCCTTTCATTAGTCTTGTTTCTTCATTACACAATTGGACAGCAAATAAAGAGGATATGCATATATATAAACCACAGACATTGTGGATAATAGATTTAATATCCATACATATTTTAACAGATTATCAAAGAACAAAGATGCTGAGCAAATCTCTGAATAAACTCAGGTGATTGTGtagtttcatttcctgtttacCTGACGTGTCCGGGGGCTTCCTCTTCTTCTGGGCCTTCAAGCCCTTCAGGCTCAGTTTGGCTTTATCCTTGTCGTCTTTTGCCTGGTTgtagaaagaagaaacagagaccGAGCTTTAGACTGACATGGACGGAACTTGAACCAGGTATGAATGTCTCATATTTACAGCAATTCTTTCTCACTTGTCCAAACAGTCTGGGCAAGTAATTTCCATCATGATGGGGCCAGGAATCTGATTACTAATGGCAGCAGCATAGTTATATATACTGGATATTTCCATTTGCACAATAGTCGGACAGCGAGCCAAagtgtttgttgctgttgttacgGTTGCCCTCGTAACTCAAGTATGATGTTCTGAGGGACGGATGCCTCCTCCACGAGGGAGAGGAAAGGTCACATATCATCTGTAGCAGACGACACGCCacacaacacaggaaacagttttGTTCACACTTTCCCACACACACGCGATTAAAGGATGTGATAATGTATAAGGGTAATATCGATAACAGGGATCATTTTAATGTGTGATCCTGGTTTTTCACACAGTAAGTTCAGATGAACCCTGCCTCGGgtttctctgctctgacagGAGCTGTCTGGTGTAATAAATCTGTTTACTTAACCACATTCCCGTTGCTGAAAACAGTCTCTGAATCAGCAGAATTCAAGAATGTGAGATattccatcacacacacacaaacacacacatatcctgcCAACACTGGGCAGTAAAAACTATTACACGGTCCTCGGTACATTCCTCATACTGTTCCACGCATCAAGAAtaacaaacattcacagtgtgaTGCAGACTATGTGTGGTTACACACAAGGCCACCAGACCATCTAATCAATCACTTACAGTAATGTCACCTATGCAGAGCAGGTCTGGCTAAGTGCTACACTGACTTTAGACCAACCCACTGCTGATAGAGACCTGGTCTGGATAAGATAACCAGTCTGACTCTAATCGTTTTCACCTCAGAGGCAAAAGACAATCACTGCAGGAGGGAAAACCACTTAACATTACTGAGAACAGCTCGCTGAAGCACAGCAGAACTAATAATAGCTCTACAAGGAGCTGTATCAGAGCTGAGAGGAGTGAGTCGCAGCCTTACACACAAAAACCTGTTAGAAGATACACCGTCTGGAGTTTACCTCTGAAATTCTTAGGTTTTAGACTCAGTTGTTTATAATGCCATAGCAGACAGGTCAGATATTCCATCAAGAGGACGCCATTTGCAACCTTTCAGAAAGCACTTAATACATCTGCTGCAATGATCACAATGCAATTAGACCCCTCACTATGTTGCCAGCAGTAACACAGCACACACTAATAGAACCCTTGTGGAAATATTACGTTACAACTTCCTCAAATGCTGGAGATGAAAACAGGGTAAAACTGGATTTTGTGCCACCTGTTTGCACCTCTGTTAAACCTCTCACCTTCTTGTTAGCTTTGTTTCCAGGCTGTTTGAAGAGCAGCTCCACCAGCCTGGAGCTCTTCACCACCTCCCCGATGAAGCTGATCACCTGCTGGGTGCCCTCCACCAGCTTCTCAACCCCCTCCAGCCTGCGTCCCTGACTCTCCATCCGCTCGCTGGCCTTCTCCATCGCCCCGCGCAGCTCCCTGcacaccacctccacccctgAGCCACGTCTTCCCCCGTGACCCTCCTCGCTCATGGAGGCCAGATCCCGACCCATACCCCTGACGTCCTGGGACAGACCGTCAAGCCGGGTCAAGACAGTTTGCTGCATGTTGAGCAGGCGCTCCATCTGAGAGCTCAGGGAGTCCATTCGGCTCTCCACGCAGCGCAGGGCGGCATCGTGAGAAGAAGAggtagatgatgatgaagagaaagaaaccTGAGACTTGTCTGATCCATTAAGAGACAGCTTCCTTCCACCAGGTTTCTGACCATGAAGAGGCTTTGGGTCATAAACCTTGGCTAAAGAGTTGACCAGGCTGGAGCTCATGGCTGATTCACAGTAGACAAATAGCAAAAACTTTCCCTTCACTAATCAAGTCCATTCACTTTCATGCAGGCTTGATGGAAACTACAACAAAGACCAGGAGAAAAGAAGTGGAGGGAGAACAGAGATCTCTCCCCCAATGCAGCACCACAGAGTTGAGTTATAAGAATAGCAGATGGCTATCCTGCAAATTAAAGTGCAGCCCCCTGTGGACGTCAGGGGCTGAGTGGCCAGTGATAAGAGCTGAGGGCTCGGGTGTGCAGCTGGGGATTGATGGGGGTTAGGGGGAGATGCTGGGGAGGATCGCTATGTGACATTTGAGACACTTCAAAAGCCCCTTCAGTCAGGTGTCAGAATCCCAAGAATCTGGGACTGAAATATGACGCTGTATAAAGTAAGACAAATAACATGTACCGCcaataaaaaagaacagagcaTCTCCAAATCTGATGATGAAGAACTCATGAAAAGTTTCAGCAGGTGCAGCGGTGCACAGTTTATGGAcggattttattttcatcttctaCAGGGAAATGTACAGTTTTCACATTGTTCCACAGTAGGAAGTGGGGTGACAGGTGCAGGTGTGAGCAAGGCCCCAAAACATTTATTAACCACTTGAACCTCGGTTAAAGACTAGTATTTCTGAACCCTGTCAAATGCCTCTCAGTTCTCATAAGTGACTTGTTTTGACCCAGTGGATGTGTCAGCAGAACGTTGCGTAATTGTGACTAACATCCCGGGTGGAGGTcttcaaactgaaaacatttcttcaCCTCAGACCCACAAGTCTTGTTTTAAGAAGAGAAACTGCTGAGTGGGATACTCTTGACGTTGTTTTTCTATCTTATTATAATTCAGCTTAaccttttgtatttttatattgtgtcatcattttggtttatttttttattatattgatGGTTAGATGTTGATTgccataaatattttttttgttggttcATTTTGACAACATCTATTGTGCTCATTTAAGATTCTAATTAATTcatagtttttcattttctaatgagACTTTTCTTCCATGAATGTTAtgtttaaaataactttttgtgagaagagaaaacagctgaatcTGAAGAAGAAAGTTGTCACTTTAAGATTTtgcaaagaggaaaaagtttAGTAAAAGTTTGGGTTCTGTAGGGAATTTAAAAagatttggttttatttggaGTCCAGTTCGGAAAGAGGCCACAAGTTTCCTAATATAGGTTCACTGTGGATGCAACGTGAGGGAGATGAAGACAAcggaagaaaacaggaaacaggtgaTACCACTGACACCTAAGAACTGTTGATACAAGAGGAGAAGGGGATTGTGGGAGAGGAAATTTACTGCACATGTGCTCTTGGGAGGAATTAAAGGGGGCGAGCTGacacagatactgtacacaGATAGGTACCGACACATAAGTTCATATTCATTCACAAACGACTGACACTTATTGAGACGTGTCTGACTGTGCACACTGACCTCAGATTTTTCCACGTCTCAGTACAGCAGTATCTGGAGTAGGCAGGGTGGCGCCTATATCATGGCACCCATCTGTCAGCACTGGAAAAACCTGACCTATACTCTGTTCTGTCCCCAGCACTGTTCCCAGTACAGACAGCTCGTCAGCTGTCAGCTTTAACACTCGTATCCCTGGTGCCCATTTACCAGCTAAGGTGAGAATGAAAGAGGACACTGGGCGAGTGCAGACAgagtatacagtacatactaTGGAAATACATGTTTCCTCAGCGAACGGACAAAGGAGATCATTGATCACACTAACCCAGTTTGTAAACATTACTGCAAAGCCTAAGCTTTCCACTGCTTGTCACACAGCACTGCAACATGTTCATTCTACAGCTGTCCAGGAATTTAAAGGGCCACCTGACCTAAAATACTGCATTCAGCGAAACAGAAACACGTCTTTCCAAATATAACAAAAAGTTACAAACCATAGTTCCATACTGCTGTTAATAGATTTATtgaaaactaatgacatttgcCAACCAaccgtctctctctctggcaaACTGAGGTCAATGGATTACTGCAAGTAAACATATCattctgttttgaaaaatgttgctgtgtatttttttattttcattttttttttttttttgcagtgccacagatttctgctgtatttgtacaaaaacagcagatatCTCAAAAGCACCAGGACGCACAGACAGCACTGAATCTTTATACTGTGTGCTTCTGATTGGTTGGTAAGccatgtaattaaaatattcaCTCTCgttttagttctgttttggtctttgcCAGCTCCTGCAGAAAAAATTTTTactctgcagctgataaatATTCTGCTGTGATCACCAGCTAGATGCTAACTtagtctgctgtttgttctgtgtgatttatttttagaaGCCTTTTCACTAAGGAACAAATGGCTGCTGTTGCTGAACACAaagctgatgagagcagtgaaactggaccaaaacagtaaagttgcaggaAAAGTGAAACCAAAGTACAGCTGAtggaaactgcagagttgggtgataattctctgttgGAGTGATTTCACATTAAACATAGTATTTGATCCaataatgaatattaaaaacactgattatcaatattttttaagttctgtgATTTTACAGTCACAGTCATGTGAGGTCACTGAAAATGTCGTGAACTAATAAAATGACGGAGTCTGTCTTGTTGTTTCAggtaaaacaacacaaaaaggTTGTGttgtacatacatacacaaacatggagAACCCTGTGACTTTTTATCTCTCACTGGTGACCaatgctttttcttttatttacttgtttgttttttgttgttgctctctTGTTTTAAGTTTACATCAAAGCTCACAATGTCTGTTATTTTCTTATATAAAGCCAGTAGATTAGGTGATGCAGCTTCTGATACAGCAGATGATTGAAAGATGCTTGCTACAAAGAGCAACAGGGACATTAGGTGGTGTCTGATTGGTCTGGTGTTTGAGGGCAGTGGGAGGTTTAACTGTACCCTGTTGGACAATCTCTGAAATCCCCAGTCAGGTGAAAAGGTCACACGGTAAGACGAGAGCCAGGGTGGTATAGAGAGCGATGTTTAGGAATGAGCCGAGCCACACGTATAGAGTTACTCAGCAGGAAGACACAGACAATACATAATGTTTATTCTAGTGCCAGACTGTCCAGTAATCCAGCATCACTGCAGCACAACAGGCCGAACAACACGGATGAAACCAGCTTTAGCCCAGAGCCACAATAATAGACTGTGTGACATACAGCAAACGTGTGCCTCAGTCAGTGCCGATGGCTGCTGTTCACATTTAACAATAGTGCTGTATTGGCAAGCAAAAGCTGAAATACAGGCAGAAGCAGAAAGTAACTAAGTGCATTCTTTAATACTTTAGTCACCTATTTACTTCTCTGTAGtttgtactttttaattaaCTAACAAACTTTGGAGAAAaagacttttcattttcatttctttcttgattttcttatttttgctttctttccaaactgcaaaataattatttgtagTATATTTGGAAGGATCTGGGGGAACTCGTCCACTCACAGACCAGCGGTGCCCAGCAATAGACCAGAAATTTTGGCTGCCCTGACAACAGCTCAGTGGCAGCTCTCTGATCTCTGGCATGTTCCAGGGCCCGGGTCCAGCTCTGGGGCCCCTGAATCATCCAGGGTTTCCCTCCCAAATGGCATCCCTGCCCACAAAGGATTCACTCATACCATCGTCATGACTCGCCTCCCTCACACAGCCTCACTGAGACCACaaatcatttcattaaaataactttattcaGAGGGTCAATCTTCCCCTCCATCAGCAGGTTTCAGCCGACAAAATGCTGAATACTCAGAGATGAACTGTTGTGTTGCACTACAACATGTGATGGACGACTGGAAAACAGATCACCAGACCTACATCTGTTCATCTGCCTTCTTTTGTCAGTAATAATGATAGTTAATAGTTTACATGCAGTGATTTGtcattaatgtacagtatgtgacgACTGACCAAACACATTcttaaaaattacattaaatgtaAATGGATTACATTTATATAGCACTCAAAGCACTTAATACTACAACCACATTCAGtgctttaacaaacacacacacaaacacctttgTCCTAACCCAAGGTCACTTCAACATGCAGACCAGAGGAGCTGGGGATAGAACCAACAACCTTCCATTTAGTGGGtaacctgctctacctcctgagccacagccgccacATTTAGTGAACTAAAGACGCCATGTTTTTATAGGTGCACtatacatgaaatgaaaatatgaaacatgtccagcaaaatcacaaatgtgGTGTCTAGAATGAGACTGGAACTCTAAATAATCTTGTGTAACTTTGAACAGTGCTTGATATTTTTCCATTGGTGGTGGAGAATGGCCGTCTGGCGAGTACATGACAATGGAAAGAAGGCCGCACATTATCTCTGCAGTTCCACCTGCTGCTTTTCTATCTGACAAACCTACTTGTGTCACCAGCGGCTGATGACAGGCTGTACTTTCACAGTTCAGCTGCAGCGATAACATTCGTCCAGCTCTGTCTGTTATGACCCCGGACAGACACTAACAAATTCCTTTCATGGAGTAGAGGTACTGTATGACGTCAACAAACTgagtatatatatgtatatgtatgtgtgtgtgtgtgtttgtgctggggAGGGCAATTAGGCCCCAGTAAATATCTTACATAAGCTACGCAAGTATGTGCACAGGCTcttaaacagacacagacaaactaacTTCCCTCAGTTATCATCAGTTTACTGCTCGCTGTCAGCGTTATGTAACATGTAGACAACTGGGTGTGACGGGACCAGTGTTTGAAAGAGGATTCAGGATAAatggtgacctctgaccccacgGAATGACTGTCAATCCCACCgccccaaaacacacaaacacatccagcTTAGTGCAGAATTCAAGCAGAGGGTCTCAGTTTCTCAGCGTCAGCACAAACTGGTGGTGTTAACTTGCAGCttgataaaaataatttaatctaAGGTTTGTGTTACTTTAACAAGGCAAAAGCAATGGACATGACTTTAGGATATGCATATATTCCTAAATGAAAGTGTGagaaaatgaatagaaataaaTTATGTGATATGTGATGTGATTCAATGTATTACTGAAATAACTTATGAATGTATTTATGTAATCATTGTTTACACTTTCTATAATTGTCTGCGTTTATTTCTAAGTTTGTTGATTTATTAGGCCTTTTTAGAAAATTTGCCAGTAAATTGgtcaatatacagtattatcaTTGCATGATGAGCCTATAAATGCATTTAGCTGTCTGTACTGCACTAACACCAGCTGTGAAAAGTGCATTCACtgaagtacaattttgaggctCTTGTaatacttttacttgtaacagagtatttctgcACTATGGTATTGTAATATTGTACTATTCTTTAGTAATAATTTATATTTcagtaagattttttttttttaatgaccagGCTATATGATGTTTTAATTATAAGGATCATGCACTTCTGTATTTCTACCACTAGATGTCAACAGAGGATCACAGACCCCAGACTCTGATTATACAGAACCTGCTCATGACTACCCGGAAATTTGGAAGTAATAGGATAACATCCTTTGTCAGCATTTTGGTGGAGGGTCACACTCAGCTGTTCTTAGGTTACCTTGAACCCCGACCTACTACCCCCCTGCTcccccttacacacacatgtagtcACACAAATCCAACCATTCAATGTTTGCCATGTAAGATCTACTGTACATGGTGACAGATCATAAACACAGCCTGCAATCAAATATCAATATGACTGCCAGCTGTGACTTCATGTTGGCCTTAAGTTCAGTTCAGCTTCATTTCACCATGTTCTCATTCACTGCCTCTGCACTGTCTACAGTCATATCATCCAGTTTGCAGCTGAAAAAACAGTGTTTAACTGTGTAATACCTCAAACGCTCTTATTTTCCGTTTCCGGAGAGTCGTTGGAACGTTGGACGTGGGACGTTCTGGAAGCCCGGAGTTCAAAAGCTGTGACGTGCTTGCCGACGCTTTCAGACATGGCGGAGGTCTCGCATTTTTCGTACGACGGTAAGTTAAAATTATAGTCGTATACAGTTTTTCTTCGTAGTTTTTTATTACTTAAAAGAGAAATGTTGGTAGTTCCAACGGCCCCACCACGTCCCTCTGTCATTGTGCCTTGCATTCCCGCATTACGTTACCCACCCGCTAGCCTGCTAAATTGTTAGCCTCTGTAGCTTCTTTTGGCGTTAATGTTGCCGTTGCCTAGAAGGATGTTCGACAACCTAACCGCTTGAACGCCAAGCATAC from the Lates calcarifer isolate ASB-BC8 linkage group LG17, TLL_Latcal_v3, whole genome shotgun sequence genome contains:
- the mylk4b gene encoding myosin light chain kinase 2, skeletal/cardiac muscle isoform X1, which translates into the protein MSSSLVNSLAKVYDPKPLHGQKPGGRKLSLNGSDKSQVSFSSSSSTSSSHDAALRCVESRMDSLSSQMERLLNMQQTVLTRLDGLSQDVRGMGRDLASMSEEGHGGRRGSGVEVVCRELRGAMEKASERMESQGRRLEGVEKLVEGTQQVISFIGEVVKSSRLVELLFKQPGNKANKKAKDDKDKAKLSLKGLKAQKKRKPPDTSDSSSLNEPVLQEQVEKLNRQNAEHSHVNTEAEAQRAEDRGSGGRRQEPAELILDGPHTSATEESKTTTEDRAEEEEGEIFEDSEPEQEEEKGGNVSAEPAGKVEDDGKKRHKGEAEESGKSEKAQSVITDICKTSLLPQESSEEVGDVATCSKRRVTEEDLVKDDLKKSRVDSKVESTDGGQVVEAGEPQAFKSDEAKAEVEEEGEEGESGVKEFIIDSSPPPLAPFDHRIVTPKPHQIATYYTINRDEVLGGGRFGQVHKCMENSSGLTLAAKIIKARSQKEKEVVRNEIQVMNQLNHANLIQLYAAFESRHDIILVMEYVEGGELFDRIIDENYNLTELDTVLFIRQICEGLQYMHKMYILHLDLKPENILCVSRATNKIKIIDFGLARRYKPREKLRVNFGTPEFLAPEVINYEFVSFPTDMWSLGVITYMLLSGLSPFLGDDDNETLNNILACQWNFEEEEFTDISDEAKDFITRLLVKSKSWRMSAAESLRHPWLSDRSLHYRLNQKKNKCHSTHAPSPES